The following proteins come from a genomic window of Rutidosis leptorrhynchoides isolate AG116_Rl617_1_P2 chromosome 10, CSIRO_AGI_Rlap_v1, whole genome shotgun sequence:
- the LOC139871480 gene encoding ethylene-responsive transcription factor TINY-like, whose amino-acid sequence MTDAGLDTVPASTTFSDPFVKKPGLIEPNPKRVKRVNENPDDDGNITNCCNNNNNNKTTNNSKHPVYRGVRMRAWGKWVSEIREPKKKSRIWLGTFSNPEMAARAHDVAALSIKGKSAILNFPELSDLLPRPESCSPRDIQAAATKAASMDHLIPTPSTPSTSSSSSSTLTSSSSSTSLVTLEEVSTTPAEDLSEIVELPNLGASYYLTESRDDFVFLDSDWDYYSSPPWTEEYDVACFPGETPFNGSSSGFFFDTLLWQH is encoded by the coding sequence ATGACGGATGCCGGACTGGATACTGTACCGGCATCAACTACATTTTCCGATCCTTTTGTCAAAAAACCCGGGTTGATCGAACCAAACCCAAAAAGAGTGAAAAGGGTCAATGAAAACCCGGATGATGATGGAAATATTACTAATTGctgtaacaataataacaataacaaaacaaCCAATAATAGTAAGCATCCAGTTTATAGAGGTGTTCGGATGCGGGCATGGGGAAAATGGGTATCCGAGATCCGAGAACCCAAGAAAAAATCTCGGATCTGGCTGGGTACTTTTTCCAACCCGGAAATGGCAGCACGTGCACATGATGTAGCAGCACTTTCTATCAAAGGTAAGTCGGCGATCCTTAATTTCCCCGAACTCTCGGATCTTTTGCCCCGACCCGAATCATGTTCACCTCGTGATATTCAAGCGGCAGCTACGAAAGCTGCCTCCATGGACCACCTTATTCCAACGCCGTCAACACCTTCCACGTCATCATCTTCATCGTCCACGTTAACATCCTCGTCATCTTCCACGTCATTGGTTACATTGGAGGAGGTGTCAACGACGCCCGCTGAAGACTTGAGTGAGATAGTTGAGTTGCCCAATTTAGGAGCGAGTTATTACTTGACTGAGTCGAGGGACGATTTTGTGTTTCTTGACTCGGATTGGGATTACTACTCATCGCCCCCGTGGACGGAGGAGTATGACGTGGCATGTTTTCCTGGAGAGACACCTTTTAATGGATCTTCTAGTGGTTTTTTCTTTGATACGTTATTGTGGCAGCATTGA